The following are encoded together in the Pectobacterium punjabense genome:
- the priA gene encoding primosomal protein N', protein MSVAQVALPVPLARTFDYLLPTGGVTPQVGTRVSVSFGNRKAIGIITALSDTSELPLEQLKPVHDVLDEQPLFPPNLWRILLWAVEYYHYPIGEVLFHALPILLRQGKPAHRAPLWQWFATEQGRATPLSTLKRAAKQQQALAALLQSPLYRHQVSEIGLTETALQALRSKGLCELQAAEQTLHDWRQSFSLATDRLRLNTEQATAVGAIRSEDNHFAAWLLAGITGSGKTEVYLSVLENVLAQGKQALVLVPEIGLTPQTIARFRERFNAPVDVLHSALNDSERLAVWLRARSGEAAIVIGTRSALFTPFARLGLIVIDEEHDSSYKQQEGWRYHARDLAIFRAREEDIPIVMGTATPALETLHNVQIGKYRRLNLTKRAGNAALAKQHVIDLKSLPLTAGLSQPLITRIRHHLTNDNQVILFLNRRGFAPVVMCHECGWIAECQRCDHYYTYHQHQKMLRCHHCDSQRPVPQQCPGCGSTNMVPVGLGTEQLEQSLAPLFPDVPITRIDRDTTSRKGALEQQLSQVRQGGARLLIGTQMLAKGHHFPDVTLVALLDVDGSLFSADFRAAERFAQLYTQVAGRAGRAGKAGEVALQTHHPEHPLLQTLLHQGYDAFASQALTERKSVFLPPFTSHILFRADDHDNQQAALFLQQLRNLLEASPLRDESLWLLGPVPALQPKRAGRFRWQLLLQHPSRALLQKLVRTSLALIGTLPQARKVKWVLDVDPTDG, encoded by the coding sequence ATGTCTGTCGCTCAGGTCGCTTTGCCCGTGCCACTGGCACGTACATTCGATTATTTGCTACCCACAGGAGGAGTGACTCCGCAGGTTGGCACTCGCGTCAGCGTCTCTTTTGGTAACCGTAAAGCCATCGGCATTATTACCGCACTGAGCGACACCAGCGAACTTCCGCTTGAGCAATTAAAACCCGTGCATGACGTGCTGGACGAACAGCCGCTGTTTCCCCCCAATCTGTGGCGTATTTTACTGTGGGCCGTCGAGTACTATCACTACCCGATTGGTGAAGTGCTGTTTCATGCGTTGCCGATATTACTGCGCCAGGGGAAACCCGCACACCGCGCGCCGCTCTGGCAGTGGTTTGCCACCGAGCAAGGCCGGGCGACGCCGCTCAGCACGCTCAAACGCGCCGCCAAGCAGCAGCAGGCGCTGGCGGCCTTACTTCAATCACCGCTTTACCGTCATCAGGTGAGCGAAATCGGGCTGACAGAGACGGCATTGCAGGCGCTGCGTAGCAAAGGGCTGTGCGAGTTACAGGCCGCAGAGCAAACGCTTCATGACTGGCGTCAAAGCTTTAGCCTGGCCACTGACCGCTTGCGCCTGAATACTGAACAAGCCACCGCCGTCGGCGCTATCCGCAGCGAAGATAACCACTTTGCCGCCTGGCTGCTCGCGGGTATCACCGGCTCGGGCAAAACGGAAGTCTATCTCAGCGTGCTGGAAAACGTACTGGCACAGGGCAAACAGGCGCTGGTATTAGTGCCGGAAATTGGCCTGACGCCGCAAACTATCGCCCGCTTCCGCGAACGGTTTAACGCCCCGGTGGATGTACTGCACTCGGCACTCAACGACAGCGAACGTCTCGCCGTTTGGCTACGCGCCCGCAGCGGTGAAGCCGCGATCGTTATCGGGACGCGATCGGCGCTATTTACCCCCTTTGCCCGTTTAGGGCTGATTGTGATCGATGAAGAGCACGACAGTTCCTATAAACAGCAGGAAGGCTGGCGCTATCACGCCCGTGATTTGGCCATCTTCCGCGCCAGAGAGGAAGATATTCCGATCGTGATGGGAACAGCGACGCCCGCACTGGAAACGCTGCATAACGTCCAGATCGGCAAGTATCGCCGATTAAACCTGACCAAAAGAGCGGGCAACGCCGCACTAGCCAAACAACACGTTATCGATCTGAAAAGTTTGCCGCTGACAGCAGGATTATCTCAGCCGCTGATTACCCGCATCCGTCACCATCTGACGAACGATAATCAGGTTATTTTGTTCCTTAATCGGCGCGGATTCGCCCCCGTAGTCATGTGCCATGAGTGCGGTTGGATTGCCGAGTGCCAGCGCTGCGATCACTATTATACCTACCACCAGCACCAGAAGATGTTGCGCTGCCACCACTGCGACAGCCAGCGTCCGGTTCCACAACAGTGCCCCGGCTGCGGCTCGACCAATATGGTACCCGTCGGTCTGGGCACCGAGCAGTTAGAGCAAAGCCTTGCCCCGCTCTTTCCCGATGTCCCAATCACCCGCATCGACCGTGATACCACCAGCCGTAAAGGTGCGCTTGAGCAGCAGCTCTCGCAGGTCAGACAAGGAGGCGCACGCCTTCTTATCGGTACACAGATGTTAGCAAAAGGCCACCATTTCCCTGATGTAACGCTGGTTGCCTTGCTGGACGTTGACGGTTCGTTATTCTCCGCCGACTTCCGCGCAGCCGAACGTTTTGCCCAGCTCTATACTCAGGTGGCGGGTCGCGCAGGACGTGCAGGCAAGGCGGGCGAAGTAGCGCTGCAAACTCACCACCCAGAACACCCGTTATTACAGACGCTGCTGCACCAAGGCTACGATGCCTTTGCCAGTCAGGCACTTACCGAACGAAAGAGTGTTTTTCTGCCGCCGTTTACCAGCCATATCCTCTTCCGCGCTGACGATCATGATAATCAGCAGGCCGCCTTATTTCTCCAGCAATTGCGTAACTTACTGGAAGCCAGCCCCCTACGGGATGAATCACTCTGGCTGTTGGGCCCGGTGCCTGCTTTACAGCCCAAACGTGCAGGGCGCTTCCGCTGGCAACTCCTGCTACAGCACCCCTCCAGAGCGTTGTTACAGAAACTGGTTAGAACATCGTTGGCGCTAATCGGTACGCTGCCGCAGGCACGTAAAGTGAAATGGGTGCTGGATGTCGACCCCACGGACGGTTAG
- the rpmE gene encoding 50S ribosomal protein L31 — translation MKKGIHPNYSAVTVTCSCGNVIKTHSTVGRDLNLDVCGECHPFYTGKQRDVATGGRVDRFNKRFSVPGAKK, via the coding sequence ATGAAAAAAGGTATTCACCCGAATTATTCTGCAGTTACTGTAACTTGCTCTTGCGGTAACGTGATCAAAACCCATTCTACCGTGGGTCGTGACCTGAACCTGGACGTTTGTGGCGAATGTCACCCGTTCTACACTGGCAAACAACGTGATGTTGCAACCGGTGGCCGTGTTGACCGCTTCAACAAGCGTTTCTCCGTACCAGGCGCTAAAAAATAA
- a CDS encoding type II toxin-antitoxin system HicB family antitoxin: protein MFYPIAIEAGDDTHAYGVTVPDLPGCFSAGDTLDDAIANAKEAITGHIELLIEMGQDIPTVSSVGQLAKSAEYTGYTWAVVDIDVTRLMGGSEKINVTLPKSLIDRIDRCVASNPEFKSRSGFLAQAALERISSSR, encoded by the coding sequence ATGTTTTATCCGATTGCAATTGAAGCAGGCGACGATACCCACGCATACGGTGTAACAGTGCCAGATCTACCGGGCTGTTTTTCTGCAGGCGATACGCTAGACGATGCCATCGCGAATGCTAAAGAGGCGATTACCGGACATATCGAACTGCTGATCGAGATGGGTCAGGATATTCCCACCGTGTCGTCAGTAGGCCAATTGGCAAAAAGCGCAGAATACACTGGGTACACGTGGGCGGTTGTTGATATCGATGTGACGCGTTTAATGGGCGGTTCAGAAAAAATTAACGTCACGCTGCCTAAATCACTGATTGACCGAATTGATCGTTGCGTGGCGAGTAATCCTGAATTTAAAAGCCGCTCAGGTTTTCTCGCGCAGGCGGCATTAGAGCGAATCTCGTCTTCCCGATGA
- a CDS encoding type II toxin-antitoxin system HicA family toxin, translating to MDSRTLIAEIKADGWELIRVNGSHHHFMHPSKPGLVTIPHPKKDLPIGTVKSIRKQAGI from the coding sequence ATGGATAGCAGGACGTTAATAGCAGAAATCAAGGCCGATGGGTGGGAACTGATAAGAGTGAACGGAAGCCACCACCATTTTATGCATCCTAGTAAACCGGGGTTAGTCACAATCCCCCACCCTAAGAAAGATTTACCGATAGGCACGGTAAAAAGCATCAGGAAACAAGCAGGAATATGA
- a CDS encoding FecCD family ABC transporter permease: protein MSPTSSRYVATFAIALLILVGLMLLNIATGSTTIPLTQVASVVGLSSADVSPMTSRIILELRIPRSLLAALCGAGLAMVGAFLQTATRNDLADPFLFGLSAGASAGAVAVITRFGEQLGDWALPMAAFCGGLLSAVAVTVLFLLQQARGAERLIICGLAISFLFGALTNYLVFSGDQRAASSILFWSLGGLGLARWDTLPFAVFSVLLLFGLTALRWRALDALLAGGQTAASMGVNLSRVRVEIFICCAFATSLLVALTGVIGFIGLMIPHLARPLSGVLHKKLLPLTAVLGAILLCGGDWLSRQLLAPQELPIGIITAGLGGIFVLGMLVKRQQG, encoded by the coding sequence GTGAGCCCAACGTCTTCACGTTATGTTGCGACCTTCGCTATCGCGCTGCTGATACTGGTTGGGCTGATGCTGTTAAATATCGCGACAGGCAGCACGACGATCCCTCTTACGCAGGTCGCCAGCGTAGTGGGGTTATCGTCAGCTGACGTCTCGCCGATGACCTCACGCATCATTCTGGAACTGCGTATTCCCCGCAGCCTGCTGGCAGCGTTGTGCGGCGCGGGGTTAGCGATGGTCGGTGCCTTTTTGCAAACGGCAACCCGTAACGATCTGGCTGACCCTTTTCTGTTCGGCCTGTCTGCCGGCGCCTCTGCGGGTGCGGTCGCCGTCATCACGCGCTTTGGTGAGCAGCTCGGTGACTGGGCGCTGCCGATGGCGGCCTTCTGTGGCGGACTCTTATCGGCCGTCGCCGTGACCGTGCTGTTTCTGCTGCAACAGGCGCGGGGCGCAGAGCGCCTCATCATCTGTGGATTGGCGATCTCATTTCTGTTCGGTGCGTTGACGAACTATCTAGTGTTTTCCGGCGATCAGCGGGCCGCCAGCTCGATTCTTTTCTGGTCGCTGGGCGGGCTGGGCCTTGCCCGTTGGGACACGTTACCTTTTGCGGTGTTCAGCGTTCTGCTGCTATTCGGCCTCACCGCCCTGCGCTGGCGTGCGCTCGACGCGCTGCTGGCTGGCGGACAAACCGCGGCCTCAATGGGGGTTAATCTGTCTCGCGTACGGGTGGAAATTTTCATCTGCTGCGCGTTCGCCACGTCGCTGTTAGTCGCGCTGACCGGCGTGATTGGGTTTATCGGCCTGATGATTCCCCATCTGGCTCGCCCGCTGAGCGGCGTGCTGCACAAGAAGCTTCTGCCGCTGACCGCCGTGCTGGGTGCGATACTGCTGTGCGGCGGTGATTGGCTCAGCCGACAGCTACTGGCACCACAGGAATTGCCCATCGGGATTATTACGGCAGGATTAGGTGGCATCTTCGTGCTGGGGATGCTGGTAAAACGTCAGCAGGGATGA
- a CDS encoding ABC transporter substrate-binding protein produces the protein MKITLLSGLLALTSCWAHASGFPVTVDSCGQPLTFTQPPQRAVIHDLNMAEMAFALGLQKSIVGLTGITGWYKATPDFIKQQGTIPELAAKYPTLENLLAVHPDFFFAGWNYGMKVGGEVTPQSLQKYGIQTLVLSESCVFTEQQQPRPQATMDLLYGDLLKLGKIFGKQEQAQEQIDTWKQRLAALQTRIGNRPKQKVFLYDSGEDKPFTSGKFAMPTAIIEAAGGKNVMDDMETSWASTSWESVAAREPDFIILLDYQTGNGAEALREFLESHPLMKFTPAVRQHRYLKLQYAELTPGPANITAVDKLAHALYPDAFK, from the coding sequence ATGAAAATAACGCTTCTGTCTGGACTGCTGGCATTAACGTCGTGCTGGGCACACGCCTCGGGTTTTCCGGTCACGGTCGACAGCTGTGGGCAACCGCTAACCTTCACTCAACCGCCGCAGCGCGCCGTGATTCATGACCTGAATATGGCGGAAATGGCGTTTGCGCTTGGGCTGCAAAAAAGTATTGTCGGGCTGACCGGAATCACCGGCTGGTATAAGGCAACGCCAGACTTTATCAAGCAGCAGGGCACGATCCCTGAACTGGCAGCAAAATACCCGACGTTGGAAAACCTGCTGGCTGTACATCCGGATTTCTTCTTTGCTGGGTGGAACTACGGCATGAAAGTCGGCGGAGAAGTCACACCGCAATCGCTGCAAAAATATGGTATTCAAACGCTGGTACTCAGCGAAAGCTGCGTGTTCACCGAGCAGCAACAGCCGCGTCCGCAAGCCACTATGGATCTGCTCTATGGCGACCTGCTGAAGCTGGGGAAAATCTTCGGTAAGCAGGAACAGGCTCAGGAACAGATCGACACGTGGAAACAGCGCCTTGCCGCCCTGCAAACCCGTATCGGCAATCGGCCAAAACAGAAAGTTTTTCTGTATGACTCGGGTGAAGATAAACCTTTTACCAGCGGGAAATTCGCCATGCCAACCGCCATCATTGAGGCTGCGGGTGGCAAGAATGTGATGGACGATATGGAAACGAGTTGGGCTTCCACATCATGGGAAAGCGTGGCAGCGCGCGAGCCTGACTTTATTATTTTGCTGGATTACCAGACAGGCAACGGCGCAGAAGCGTTAAGGGAATTTTTGGAATCACACCCGCTGATGAAATTTACCCCAGCCGTACGACAGCATCGCTATCTGAAGCTGCAATATGCGGAGCTCACACCGGGGCCCGCGAATATCACTGCCGTCGATAAACTGGCACACGCCCTTTACCCGGATGCCTTTAAGTGA
- a CDS encoding ABC transporter ATP-binding protein produces MTEPLSNSPVLLQLHHVSVADANRAPRLSDISLSMHTGERLALIGPNGSGKSTLLRVLTSELSATAGDVHLNGQPLNALSRHERAKRIAILAQNDAPDLRLRVAEYVALGRIPHHGFSTPAHDRQLIEEALDDTGLLPLRHRLLGTLSGGERQRASLARAFAQTPQLLLLDEPTNHLDPLARAQLLSLVRKRGISTLAVLHDLPLITPFADRVAVLQQGALLRWGTPAHAQNPDCVKSVFGMESFTVPHPRNGSPIRIFEAPELH; encoded by the coding sequence ATGACAGAGCCACTCTCTAACAGCCCCGTACTGCTACAGCTTCACCATGTTTCCGTTGCCGACGCTAATCGGGCTCCTAGGCTCAGTGATATTTCACTTTCCATGCATACAGGCGAACGTTTGGCACTCATCGGCCCCAACGGCAGCGGCAAATCCACACTGTTACGCGTGCTGACCAGCGAACTTAGTGCAACAGCAGGCGATGTCCATTTGAACGGCCAACCGCTGAACGCACTCAGCCGTCATGAGCGGGCAAAGCGCATCGCGATTCTGGCGCAAAATGATGCCCCAGATCTGCGCCTGCGGGTTGCGGAGTATGTCGCCTTAGGGCGGATTCCGCACCATGGATTCAGTACACCTGCGCACGATCGCCAACTCATCGAAGAAGCGCTGGACGATACCGGATTATTACCACTGCGCCACCGCCTGCTGGGTACGCTCTCCGGCGGGGAACGTCAACGCGCCTCGCTGGCACGCGCTTTTGCCCAAACGCCGCAGCTCCTGCTGCTAGATGAACCGACCAACCATCTCGATCCGTTAGCACGCGCACAGCTACTGTCTCTGGTACGAAAACGCGGTATTTCAACGCTAGCGGTATTGCACGATCTGCCATTGATTACGCCCTTTGCCGATCGCGTCGCCGTTTTGCAGCAGGGTGCGCTACTCCGCTGGGGAACGCCTGCACACGCGCAGAACCCTGACTGTGTGAAATCGGTCTTTGGGATGGAGAGTTTTACGGTACCGCATCCGCGAAATGGCTCCCCCATTCGCATCTTTGAAGCCCCTGAACTGCACTAA
- the metJ gene encoding met regulon transcriptional regulator MetJ translates to MAEWNGEYVSPYAEHGKKSEQVKKITVSIPLKVLKILTDERTRRQVNNLRHATNSELLCEAFLHAFTGQPLPNDEDLRKERSDEIPEAAKIIMREMGIDPDTWEY, encoded by the coding sequence ATGGCTGAGTGGAACGGCGAGTATGTCAGCCCTTACGCTGAACACGGTAAAAAAAGCGAACAGGTCAAGAAGATAACAGTATCTATCCCCTTGAAAGTATTGAAGATACTAACTGACGAACGCACACGTCGTCAGGTGAACAACCTGCGCCACGCCACCAACAGCGAGCTGCTGTGCGAAGCGTTTCTGCATGCGTTCACAGGTCAACCGTTACCGAATGATGAAGACCTGCGTAAAGAGCGCAGCGATGAAATTCCTGAGGCAGCGAAAATCATCATGCGTGAAATGGGCATCGACCCGGATACGTGGGAATACTGA
- the metB gene encoding cystathionine gamma-synthase has product MTRKQATIAVRSGLNDDEQYGCVVPPIHLSSTYNFTGFNQPRAHDYSRRGNPTRDVVQRALAELEGGAGAVMTSSGMSAIMLVCTVFLRPGDLLVAPHDCYGGSYRLFDSLSKRGAFRVKFVDQSDTDALNAALAEKPKLVLVESPSNPLLRVVDIAAICQAAREAGAVSVVDNTFLSPALQKPLELGADLVVHSCTKYLNGHSDVVAGAVIAKDADTITELAWWANNIGVTGAAFDSYLLLRGLRTLSPRMAAAQRNAQQVVEFLQTQPLVKALYHPSLPNNPGHDIARRQQSGFGAMLSFELDGDEDTLRRFLASLELFTLAESLGGVESLISHAATMTHAGMAPEARAAAGISETLLRISTGIEDGDDLVADLDRAFQAAAKR; this is encoded by the coding sequence ATGACGCGTAAACAGGCAACGATCGCAGTCCGCAGTGGGTTAAATGATGACGAGCAGTATGGCTGCGTTGTCCCCCCCATTCACCTTTCCAGCACGTATAACTTTACCGGATTCAACCAGCCACGCGCACACGACTATTCGCGTCGCGGTAACCCTACGCGTGATGTTGTGCAGCGTGCGCTTGCCGAACTGGAAGGCGGTGCGGGTGCGGTAATGACGAGCAGCGGGATGTCGGCGATTATGCTGGTTTGCACGGTATTCCTGCGTCCCGGCGATCTGCTGGTGGCACCGCATGATTGTTACGGTGGCAGCTATCGTCTGTTTGATAGCCTGAGTAAGCGTGGTGCGTTCCGCGTTAAATTTGTCGATCAAAGTGATACCGATGCGCTTAATGCCGCATTGGCAGAAAAACCGAAGCTGGTGCTGGTGGAAAGCCCGAGCAATCCACTGCTGCGCGTCGTGGATATTGCCGCGATTTGTCAGGCCGCACGGGAAGCGGGTGCCGTCAGCGTGGTAGATAACACCTTCCTGAGCCCGGCGTTGCAGAAGCCGCTGGAACTGGGAGCCGATCTGGTCGTGCATTCGTGCACTAAATACCTGAATGGTCACTCTGATGTGGTCGCAGGTGCGGTGATCGCCAAAGATGCCGACACCATTACTGAACTGGCCTGGTGGGCGAACAATATCGGTGTAACGGGGGCGGCGTTCGACAGCTATCTGCTGCTGCGTGGCCTGCGTACTTTATCGCCGCGTATGGCGGCCGCGCAGCGTAATGCGCAACAGGTGGTTGAATTCTTACAGACGCAGCCACTGGTGAAGGCACTGTATCATCCTTCACTGCCGAACAATCCCGGCCATGATATTGCCCGCCGTCAACAATCTGGCTTTGGCGCTATGCTAAGTTTTGAACTGGATGGAGATGAAGACACTCTGCGGCGTTTTCTGGCCTCGCTGGAGCTGTTTACGCTGGCGGAATCGCTAGGTGGCGTTGAGAGCCTCATCTCGCATGCGGCAACGATGACGCATGCGGGTATGGCACCGGAGGCGCGTGCCGCAGCGGGTATCTCTGAAACATTACTGCGTATTTCTACCGGTATTGAAGACGGCGATGATCTGGTTGCCGATCTGGATCGTGCGTTTCAAGCCGCAGCCAAGAGGTAA
- a CDS encoding bifunctional aspartate kinase/homoserine dehydrogenase II, protein MSALGVAPSVTGRQLHKFGGSSLADVKCYLRVAGIMAEYSHPGDLMVVSAAGSTTNQLISWLKLSQSDRLSAHQVQQALRRYHSELIAGLLPVQEAEALTAQFIRDLERLAALLDGKITDAVYAEVVGHGEIWSARLMSAVLNHRDMKAAWLDARDFLCAERAAQPQVDEGRSWPLLQQYLTQHAGQRLVVTGFICRNDAGETVLLGRNGSDYSATQIGALAGVERVTIWSDVAGVYSADPRKVKDACLLPLLRLDEASELARLAAPVLHTRTLQPVSGSDIDLQLRCSYQPEQGSTRIERVLASGTGAKIVTSHDDVCLIEVQVPSEHDFVLLQKEVEQLLNRAQLKPLAIGAHQDRSLLQLCYTSEVVESALQLLTQANLPVELSERDGLAMVAMVGAGVGKNPLHSHRFYQQLKDQPIEFVRQADDGISLVAVLRVGPTEHLIRGLHHSLFRAEKRIGLVLFGKGNIGSRWLELFAREQSNLSARTGFEFVLAGVVDSTRSLLNYDGLDASRALAFFESEAQERDGEDLFLWMRAHPFDDLVVLDVTASESVADLYLDFASYGFHVISANKLAGASGGNNYRQIRDAFAKTDRHWLYNATVGAGLPVNFAVRDLRESGDSILAISGIFSGTLSWLFLQFDGTVPFTDLVDQACQQGLTEPDPRVDLSGQDVMRKLVILAREAGYDIEPSQVRVESLVPPGCEQGSVDYFFENGDSLNEQMLQRLEAAQEMGLVLRHVARFDSNGKARVGVEAVRPDHPLASLLPGDNVFAIESRWYRDNPLVIRGPGAGRDVTAGALQSDLSRLAQLL, encoded by the coding sequence ATGAGTGCATTAGGAGTAGCGCCATCGGTAACAGGCCGACAACTGCATAAGTTTGGCGGAAGCAGTCTGGCCGATGTGAAGTGTTACCTGCGCGTAGCCGGTATTATGGCGGAATATAGCCATCCCGGAGATTTGATGGTGGTGTCTGCCGCAGGCAGTACCACAAACCAGCTGATTAGCTGGTTGAAACTGAGCCAGAGCGATCGTCTGTCGGCGCATCAGGTTCAGCAGGCATTACGTCGCTATCACAGTGAACTGATTGCCGGGCTTTTGCCTGTGCAAGAAGCAGAGGCATTGACTGCCCAGTTTATTCGCGATCTGGAGCGTTTGGCTGCGCTGCTGGATGGCAAGATTACGGATGCTGTCTACGCCGAGGTGGTTGGGCACGGTGAAATCTGGTCAGCTCGCCTGATGTCGGCCGTGTTGAATCATCGAGATATGAAAGCCGCGTGGCTGGATGCACGTGATTTTCTCTGCGCGGAACGTGCCGCGCAGCCGCAGGTGGATGAGGGGCGCTCCTGGCCGCTGTTGCAGCAATATCTGACGCAACACGCAGGTCAGCGTTTAGTGGTAACCGGTTTTATCTGCCGCAATGACGCGGGTGAAACGGTACTGCTGGGGCGTAACGGGAGTGACTACTCCGCGACGCAAATCGGTGCGCTGGCTGGGGTTGAACGTGTCACCATCTGGAGCGATGTCGCTGGGGTTTATAGTGCTGACCCGCGCAAAGTAAAAGATGCTTGTTTGCTGCCACTGCTGCGGTTGGATGAAGCCAGCGAACTGGCACGTCTGGCAGCGCCCGTGCTGCATACGCGTACGTTACAGCCCGTTTCCGGCAGTGATATCGACCTGCAACTGCGTTGCAGCTATCAGCCTGAACAAGGGTCGACGCGTATCGAACGTGTGCTGGCCTCAGGTACGGGTGCCAAAATTGTCACCAGTCATGATGATGTGTGCCTGATTGAAGTTCAGGTGCCTTCCGAACACGATTTCGTGCTGCTGCAAAAAGAGGTCGAACAGCTTCTGAACCGTGCGCAGTTGAAACCGCTGGCCATTGGCGCCCATCAGGATCGCAGCCTGCTGCAACTGTGCTACACCTCCGAAGTGGTGGAGAGCGCATTACAGTTGCTGACACAGGCCAACCTGCCAGTGGAGCTCAGCGAGCGTGATGGGTTAGCGATGGTGGCGATGGTCGGGGCGGGCGTAGGCAAAAACCCGCTGCACAGCCACCGTTTCTATCAGCAGTTGAAAGATCAGCCGATTGAATTTGTTCGCCAGGCCGATGATGGCATCAGTCTGGTTGCTGTTCTGCGCGTGGGTCCGACGGAGCATTTGATTCGCGGCTTGCACCATTCGCTGTTCCGCGCCGAAAAACGCATTGGTCTGGTGCTGTTCGGTAAAGGAAATATTGGTTCACGTTGGCTGGAGCTGTTTGCACGTGAGCAGAGCAACCTTTCCGCCCGTACCGGCTTTGAGTTTGTACTGGCTGGCGTGGTAGACAGTACGCGCAGTCTCTTGAACTATGACGGGCTGGATGCCAGCCGCGCATTGGCTTTCTTCGAAAGTGAAGCGCAAGAGCGGGATGGTGAAGATCTGTTCCTGTGGATGCGTGCGCACCCCTTTGATGATTTGGTCGTATTGGATGTGACAGCCAGTGAGTCGGTCGCCGATCTGTATCTGGATTTCGCCAGCTACGGCTTCCATGTCATCAGCGCCAACAAACTGGCGGGAGCATCTGGCGGCAATAACTATCGCCAGATTCGTGATGCCTTCGCTAAAACGGATCGCCACTGGTTGTATAACGCGACGGTGGGCGCAGGTTTGCCGGTCAACTTTGCTGTACGCGATTTACGGGAAAGTGGTGACAGTATTCTGGCGATAAGCGGGATTTTCTCCGGCACGCTTTCCTGGCTGTTTTTGCAGTTCGATGGCACCGTACCGTTCACCGATCTGGTCGATCAGGCGTGTCAGCAAGGGTTGACGGAGCCCGATCCGCGCGTTGACCTGTCTGGTCAGGACGTCATGCGTAAGCTGGTGATTCTGGCGCGTGAGGCGGGATATGATATCGAGCCTAGCCAGGTTCGGGTTGAGTCGCTGGTGCCGCCGGGCTGTGAACAGGGATCTGTCGATTATTTCTTCGAAAACGGCGATTCGCTGAACGAACAGATGTTGCAACGTCTGGAAGCCGCACAGGAAATGGGCTTGGTTCTGCGTCACGTCGCACGCTTCGATAGCAACGGCAAAGCGCGCGTTGGCGTTGAAGCTGTTCGTCCCGATCATCCTTTGGCTTCTCTGTTGCCGGGTGACAACGTGTTTGCGATTGAAAGCCGTTGGTATCGGGATAACCCGCTGGTTATCCGTGGTCCGGGGGCGGGACGTGATGTCACGGCAGGCGCGCTTCAATCTGACCTCAGTCGTTTGGCACAGTTGTTGTAG